GCTGGCATAGCCCAGAGGGCAGCCTCCAGGAATGGTGGGCACAGGCAGCAGGGAATGGACATTTGTCAGGCTGGTCATCAATGACAGGGACTTCTTGGGCGGCTTTGCCCACCCCCCTACCCAGCCCGCCCCTGTCAATCAGTGACTCCCTTTCCCAGTAGAAACACCACGGAGCAGAATCACTTGGTCCATTGAAACCAGAGCAGGTTTTCTGGGACAGAGGAAGAGCCAACCTCGGACTGAAGGACCGTAGCCCTGGCCTGCTGGAGCTGGTCTAGAGTGGCCAGGGCAGTGAGTCCCAAAGGCGTTGCCCAcagccaccatcaccacctccatcatGCCTGTGGCtctcttttccctcttctttaCTTTTAAACCTACGGTTAGCAGCAGCACAACAGCAGCCAGTTTCTCATCGACTTGACAAACTAAGTACATGTGTTTTTGAATACACGTACACAGTATAAAAAGTATCTTTGGCATTTTGGGAGATGTTGGCCCAACGAAACTGCCCATTTCACACAGGAGGAACCAAGGCCCAGGGCTGCGATGCCTTCTTCCTTAGGGCTTGGTAAAGACCAGGCCCAGAACCTGGGTTGGCCTCCTGCCTCCAGCCCAGAGCCTTTAAACCTGCTCCCTACAGCGGAAGAGGCAGCCTTGgcgggaggggctggggtggtgTGGGTGTGACGTCACCAGCTGCAGCCAcagcctctccctccctgggACCTGCTGCATGTCCTGGGTGTCCATGCGAGGCTGTGTGGCGACCACCACCTGCCCTTTGCTGCTGCTGACGTAGTTGGACTCTAGGCTGCAGGCCATGAAGGCTCATGTATGTGACACGAAAACCTGGGGCTTTCAAAATCAGGTGAAAAAGTGTTGGGGGTCCTCTTGTCCCTTCACACCCCCATAACCCCCCACTTTCCTGGATGGAGAAAGTTGGGAAGAGCTGGCTGCAGAAAAGCCCCAGGACACTGTCACTGGGTGGTCACTAGATGGCGGTGTCACCTGAGCAAGCCGAAGCACTCCCCTCCTGCCACTTACATGGTCAGTCCACCTACAACATCTCCAAGGCACGTTTGTTTCTGCTTCTGTCTCCCTTCACCAGCCCCTTTTTGATGGACTTGTGCCCCTCACCCATCTAGTGACCTCCAGCGGGCCCTAGGTTCTGTTCCTCTCTCCCAACCTTCTCTTTTTATCCTGAAACACTCACCCTCTCAGTGACCAATCTCTTTCTCCCTCTAGACTGGCATTTCATAGGTGACCAGGGATTTTCCcaattttagcactgaaagttccACGTCCCAGAAAACCCCTCAATCCTGGGGAAACGGAGAGTTGGTCCCCTTAACACTAGTGTCCTCAAAATGTTAGTAGCTAAGGGTGGGAGTCGGGTGAGAGGAGGGTGAAAAGGCATTCCTTGACCAAGTAAGTCTGGAAATGCTGCAATTCTAACCCTCTCTTTGGGATCCACAACTGTCTTTAAGATTCTGAGAAGTCCTACGGGAAAGACATCAATTTGGCTTTGTTTAACTTATGTCCTGATGGATCATGGGAGATCCTTCAGCATGGCACGGGACCCTGGCCTTTCTGGGGACACAGGGATTGCTGCTTCAGGGATgcctgcctcccagagtgttgtcaatgtctccctccccaccctgaaCCAGCACAGAGGATCAAAAAGACTGGGGAAGAGGGCAGAAAACAACGTGGCACAGCCTCCTCGCCCAAACCGCACCCACTACAGCAGCGCTGCCCAAACTGTGATGTGCCTCAGGCCCCCTGGACATAGTGTGAAGATGCAGGATCTGATTCAGCAGGATGGGGTGGGCCCGAGCTTCTGCAGTCCCAACGAGCGCCTTGTTGCTGCTGCTCCCGCTCTAGGGACCACACTTGAGGTAGCAAAGCTCTCtcggccagtggttctcaaagtgtgggtgCCAGACTCATCTGGGAACCTGCTAGAAATGTGAATTCTTGGCCCTCCCCTGGCCTGCCTGATCAGAACCCTGGGGGTGAGTCCCACGGCTGTGTTTGACCAGCCCAAGGGACTCTGAGGCACACTCGAGTTTGAAGGTTGCTCTAGACCAGTGGCTCTTGCCCCAGCTGCACATTCCATCACCTGGGGAGAACTAAAACATTCCAGTCCCGTGCTGTGCACTGGGATTGAGAACCTCACTGACTAAATTTTGAATCTGCCAAATTTTCTAAGGTCTAAGTTATCAACTGGACTTTGGTCAGGGTTCTTGGAAAATACTGATGTTGGCCGATGATCAGAGCATCCAGTGCCTGGAGGCACAATTCCGTGCCCCAGTAAGCTGTGGGGGTCCAGCAGGGTCAACCCTAAAACAGCCTATGATACAAAGCAAAAGTACAGGGAATAGAGAAAAAGATATTCACTGAAGCAAACTGAGCATGGAATAGAGGCAGAGCGTAGGCTGAGATCTGCGGGCAAAGAACAAACGTTGAGTCATGATGCGAAGCTTAAAGAAGAGGTGAAGATGTGCATCAAGAAACAGCTGTTTTCCTTGAGGGGCGTGGCCTCTGTGGCTGTGTTTTCCCTATGCAAATGAGGGTCCTGGGCCTCCTCACCTCCTCAGCCCGTACACGTAGCACACGGCAATCGTCTCCACCAGCACGATGAGCAGCAGGGACAGTGTGGCCGCGTAGTCGTTGAATATGTCAAACCAGTAGTTCCCAGCCTCCATCGTGAACACCATGCCAATGGCACAGTTGACAAGGCACACCAGACCTGGGGGCCACAAGACCAGCTGCTCACCTGCCCGAGACCCGCCCACTACTGCTTACCAGTTCTCTACAGGACAGTGGGGCCGTCGGCCCTCAGGGAATTTTGGCTGATTGCTTCATCCACATGGGTTGAAAGAGCTGTCATGGTTTGGACTCTCTGAAGGTGTGTGCCATGTGTGTGGGGCAGGGGGCACAATGGTGTCCCAAAGCGTGTTGGCAGGGGTCACTGATGTTGACTCACTGAGCTGCCCTGCAGGGGTGGCAGAGCTTAAAGCTCAATGAACAAGCAGACGTAGTGGGCACTGTCATTCCAGGATCCCGCCCAGGCTGTGGGTCTACAATTATAACCCCCGCTGTTTATCCCAACAACTCAGCCCTGGAGCTCATGAGAAATGAATCAGGGGAGGAGGCTTGAATATGGAGTGGCCCCATAAGGACTTCCTAGAGAGGACTTGCCTCCACCCAGAAGAGGGTGGGGCAGGGAAGAGACAAATGTCCACCCAGATcctcccatgtgccaggcacttgcaATGTGTTGGACCCTTAGGCCTCTGAGGCAGGTGTCCGGAGCCCCCTTTCACAGATGGGAAGGCAAGGCTCAGAGATGTCTAAGGCTCCCCCGACGTCCCATAGCACATCCATGGCAGAGTGAGGATTCAGACCCAGGCCCTTTAGCCTCCAGAACCTGGGCCTTCATCCCAGGCCCCTCCAGCTGCCTTCCCTGGGGACCCCATGCATGTCTGAATCTAGAGCCCACACCTGCCCTTTCCACTAGCACACCGTACACTGCCAGCTACCGAGCCCTCCTGCTATCCCGACGGGGACACACAAGGAGAAAGGGGCCATGCGCTGGCTGAGGGCTATGGGCACACCTAGTGTTGGCTACAAAGACCAGGCCTGAGGAGGGGGTCTAAGTGCTGCAGCACTCTGAAGAGGTGGGGGCAACTCCAACTGGAGTGGTCGGGGCTTGAAGGAGATGGCCTGGGAGCTGGGTTTGATTCATCCTGCATGTCAAGGAATGGTGTTTTCAGAGACGGAGTAGTGTAGGCCACAGGGTCCTTGAGGCACTGCCTGATTGGAGTGGAGCAAATGGGCCAGGGAGTGAAACCATGAGAGATGTAATTGGAAAAGCCAGCTCATTTCCTAAGATctgaaatgtccatcaacagcagaatggataaagaaactgtggtatgtcACCTTACAATGGATTATTATATAGGCACAAAAAGGGGCAGACGATCGCTGCTCGAAACAACATGAGTGGATCTCACAGGTAGATTCTGTGTGAAGACAATAGACGTAGAGTGTGTACAATAGGACTTCGTTCATATGAAATTCAGGAACAGGAAGGCCAGGcgcaatgactcatgcctgtaatcccagtattttgggaggccaaggcagacagatcacttgaggtcaggagtttgagaccagcctggccaacacagggaaaccccatctttactaaaatacaaaaattagccaggcatcatggtgtgcacctataatcccagctactcaggaggatgaggcacgagaatagcttgagcctgggaggtggaggttgcagtgagccaagatcgcaccattgcactccagcctgggtgacagagtgagactgtttctttaaaaacaacaacaaaaaaaaaataggaaaaaaacccCTAAAATGTAGAAGTCAGAATAGAGGTGAACTCCAGGGGTGCATACTGCCTGGGAAGGGGTGTGAAGGAACTGTCTAGGGTGtggaaaatgttctgtatcttgacctAGGTGGTGGTTCCTCGGGTGGATACATATGTAAAATCCACTGAGTTTGTACTTAAGAAATGTACACTTTATAATGGTCAtacttcaggccaggtgtggtggctcacgcccgtaatcccagcactttcggaggctgagatgggcgaatcacctggggtcaggagttcgagaccagcctggccaacatggtgaaaccccttctctactaaaaatacaaaaattagccaggtgtcatggcgtgcacctgtaatcccagctactcgggagggtgaggcaggagaatcacctgaacctgggagatggaggttgcagtgagccaagatcacgccactgaactccagcctgggcaacagagcgagactccgtttgaaatatatataatatacttcaatgaaaatgaacagaaaCAAAATCGAGTTCTCTCCTAGCCTGGAGAACTTTGAATGTCAGGTTGGGGAGTTGGGTTGGGGTGGCCACTTCACTTCCCTGTGATGtggagagtggaacgcacagggTGAATCACATGGCCCAGGTCCCAGGTTGTGAGAAGACATGGCAGGACCGTGGTGAGGTGGCTGCAGCCCCCTGTAGCCACCTGAACCAGCCCGTGACCCCTGAGGGAGCTCTCCCCTGTTCACCCCCACGCCTTGGCCCTCTTGACCCCTGCCTCCTCCACTGGCTGGCCCCGCTGACCTGAGATGGCCTCCTTGGGCAGGTGGCTGGAGATGATCTTGCTGTCTGTCAGAGGGGTGAGGATGGCCGCTGTGTTCCCCAGCATGCTCCCAATGCCCAGCATCAGCAGCATGAAGAAGTAGAGCACCGACCACAGCTGGGACACCTCCATGTTTTTAATGGCCTCTGTGTAGACGATGAATGCCAGGCCAGTGCCCTGGACGGCCTGCCCAGGGTGAGAAGACACCAGTTACATGCAAGAGGGACTTACAGTCTTATTCACGCACTCAGTACTAAGCAACATGGGGGACCTTGGAAGTGGCCATGAGAAGCCACATTGTGAGGTTGGAGCTTCCATCTGCAGATCAACCCCTCACACTCAGCTGGGCTGAAACGAAATGGGAGCTGCCAGGAGCTCATATATGCAAAGCACGTGAGAACTTGCAGCCAGCCTGCAACACTGAGTTCCTCTCTCCTGCCCCAAATTACGTACATTCTGGATGAAAGATAATAAAACAATGGATAATTTCTGCTTCTAATGTGATGACCGACTAGGTGTCCTGAAACCTCCGTGGCTGGGACCTGAGGAGGGAGGGCGGGGCCAGGGCAGCAGGAAGCAGAATTGTAGGGGGCCAGCTTGGTCAGCAGGCAACCAGGAGGGGCAGGTGCTCAGCGGTCAGGTCCCTGTGCTGGTAACTCTGTTGTGGAAATGTTAAACTATGGAAATTGAGGCTGGAACTCCTGCTTAAAGACAAATCCCCTAAGGGGCTCAAAAGGGATAATAGGTTGTGCGTACTCTCTGGCTACCCACAGAAGATGCAAAAACAAGCCCTCCCTGGGTAGAGGCCCCCCCGGTTTAGACGCACAGGATTCCCAGAGATTGAGCAAAGTGCTTATAAACAGGGATTTACAAACCCACAAGGAGAGAAGTCACTATGAGTGAAGAACTAGCAAGATAAGAAATCAGATTTAGAACATCCCTCCCCGAGGTGGCAGATGTTGGACTGTCAGATTCAGAATTGCTATGGACTGAACCGTGTCCACCcgaaatttgtatgttgaaaccctagctcccaatgtgactgtatgtggagatagggtctttagggggtaattaaggttaaattgAGTTATAATATTGGAGCCCTAATCTGACCAGACTGTAGCCTTAtaacaagaggaagagagagagagagaactctctatcatgtgaggacacagtgagaagatagGTGTTCACGAACCAGGAAACAGGTCTTCATCAGAAACCAAACCCTGCTGgcccttggtcttggacttctcagcctctaggaCTGAGAGACAAATTCCTGTTTTttgctgggcacagcggctcatgcctgtaatcccagcactttgggaggcttaggtgggaggatcacttgagctcaggagtttgagatcagcctgtgcaacatagcaagaacttgtctctactaaaagtaaataaaagaaaataaatttatgttgtttaagccacccagcctacgATACTTTGTTACGGCAGGCTGCACTGACTAATATAAGAACACAGGTCAGTTCTATAGTATACCAGTTGCTCAGGGGCATACTGAAAATAGTTGGCTTTATGTGCTGACAACAAGGGAGTGATCACTTGTAGAGAACTTAAAAACAATagtaaaaatctacaaaaagttgatatactttttattattatcatgagCCAGCAATTCTAAACAGTGTTAAAATACTGCTCTCCTTCTCTTGCCTATGGCCACCACTGAAACAGTTATGtatgaaatgtttaaagaaacaaaggataacattacaaaaataaacatgtatcAATAAACTATTGGGATGGAcaagtaaatttgaaaaaaatagcatctatataaaaaatatagttaTTGAATTAAAAGGCTCAATTGACAGTTAAATACCAGATTAGATGCAGCTGAAAAGAGAGTTAGTGAACTGAAAGATATATCCAGaaatgaatcaataaaataaaaaaggataaaaagatgggaaaaataaaagagaggttAAGAGACCTGTAGGACAGGATGAAAAAGTCACATCTAATGAAgttccaaaaggagaaaaatgagagaatCAGAGACAATGATTATGAGATAATAGGTACgaattttccaaaactgataAGAAACATTGGACCCATAGATCCAGGAAGCCCAACCTCACCCATGCCTagagtggataaataaaaatatattcatgccATGTCTAGATTGCAGaggccaaagacaaagagaagatcatgagaaagagaaaaagctgCTTGCttacaaagaataaaagaaaatttcaagagcAACAATGGAAGCCTGAATCACATGGCAAACATCTTCAAAGTGTTGAGAGAAAATAATTGTTAACCTGGAATTTTCTACTCCGAGGAACAATGTCTTTAAAAGATAGATGCCAATTATAgaacaaaatttaagaaaactgttcTAAATGAAAGTATTTTAAGGAAAAACCTTTGGAGATGCTCGGATGCAAGAAAGAATggtgaacaaataaaaatggcaaacatGTAGGTAAATACAAGAGCtgtataaaataacaataatgtcaTGTCCAATGTATGGGGTtaaggagacagaatgagacaacAATCATTTAAAATAGGAGAGATAAAATGAAAGTACTCTAAAGTCCTTTTGAATTTTGGGAAGGAGGTCAAGATACTGTTTAACTTTAGACTTTATTAAGttaaatatgaaaggaaaatttcaagaagagaaatcaagcaaccaaATTCCAAACAGCagggaataaagtggaatggggaaagaaaaagaaaaaaaaaagaacaaagcaacaGGAAAAACGAAGTCTAGATAAATCAATAACCAACCATGTAATTCTTGGCTGTAAAGCCAAGCTCAAAAGTAAGTGAGGAAAACTCCCAGGTGCCATCCATAAAGGAAAGTTGAAGTGAGAGCACTGAACAAGTGCTGAAGCCAAAGGACCTCATGGGTCACCTGAACAGGACCTAGGCCTTGAGGGCTGGGGTTTGTGGGCTGGGGTCTGATGCCTGCCTGGGGAAGCAGGCTCATGCCACAGGCCAATACAAGCATGGAGCTAGGGCTGAACAACCAGGAGAAAAAAGCATTGTCTCACCCATGAAATGACCTACAGTGGTTGTACCCATGAAACAAAGTGCCAAACCAAACCCAACCAACCAACCACCCCAAAAATATCAACCTCCAAAGTAGCTTACTAGCAACCAGAGCCACAGGCCCTCCCTACTCCCTATCCTTGAAAAGCATTACCTAGGAACACTCTCTAGGAATAATCTCTAGAAGTATTTGCATTAAATATAAGAATTAGGCAAATATGCCCACTATCGCTTCTACTCCCATGTGCTAGAAGTCCTAGTGAATACAATAAGAAAAAGGGAATGAGATATAagcattgaaaagaaaaatgtaaaattcgaTCTGCAGGCGATATGTTAGTTTACATAGAAAACTGAAGCAAATCTATACATAAATATGAGAATTAATAAGAGAATTCATCAAGATTGCTAGATACAAGgtcaacatataaaatatttagctttcttttgcaacaaaaacaaacaatagaaatgaggggaaaaaacacCATTCACAATACAATAAAACAGTAAGGTAATAGAAATCTAATGAAAGATGTGCCAAGACGTTCATAGAGAAAGTTAGCTGAAGAATGTTTTAAAAGACTTGACTGAACAAAAGAAAGTATGTTCTTGAGTCAAATATCACAATTCAAAAGATATTAATTCTCCCCAAATTACACTATAAAATCAATGCAAGTCTAGTAAAAAttccctagatttttttttccaatgaaacTTATCAAACTGATCCTCAAaccaatgtgaaaaaataaaggtCCCAGCACAGCAGAGATaattctgtaaaatataaataaaggtgACTTTCagtagcaaaaattaaaaaaaaaaaccctccaaatgTCTATTAGTAagggaatggataaataaattgcagTATTGTTGTGTGATGGAATAAAATGCAGcatttaaatgaacaaatgaggtTCCACATGTATTATTATGGACAGatctcaaaattaaaatgctGAATGAGAGAAGTATCTTTCCAGACCATTTATGCCCATTTAAAAACTGCCGACATAGGAGTGCAAAAGGcttgttgaaaaaagaaaaaataaaataaaataaaaactgccaACAAAACAATGATATTATTTAAGAATACATAGATGggtaatagaaatataaaaatgaaggtTCTTGCCTTTGGTGAGTAGGGAAAAAAAAGGGGGACTTTTTAACTTCATCTCTGAAATgttcttttatataaaaaaatctgAGCCCAAAATGACAAAATGTTTACAATTGATCTTTCTGAGTGGTATATATGGGTGTTtgttattctctctacttttctgtattttaaaagcttagaaagacaaaagaaaaagagagaaaggacagaGAGGTCCGCCAGGAAGTTTATTATAACTAGCATTCTCGAGCAGCCCTCAAGAGAGTGGTGGTAAAGCCTCTCTTCCCCTTGGAGTTGCAGGAAAAGTAATTCAGGatccttctttatttttacagACCTTGCCTATCTCCCAAGTCAGCAGCTCACCAAGGTTCCCATGAGTGTGTGGAGAGAAGCCAGTCCTCGACCTTGCCTGGGCATCTTACCGTGTCTAGCTCCGACTCCAAGCTGCAGTTTTTGATGTGCGGGAACATCTCGCTGTATTTGCTTGGGTAGGCAGATGCGAGGTAGCCCTTCACCTGCTCCAGGTTGCTGGCTGTCAAAAAGCCATCTTCAAGGTCAAAAGTGTTGGTCAGCAGCAGACTCACCCTGCAGAGCAGACCATCGGATCGACCTTCACTGATCAGAAAGGCAGCTGTCACCAAAGCCTCCTGTCAGCCTCTTCTTTTCTGATTAGGTGAGGAAAGGGAGTCTGTTGCTTGGTGATCTTTTAAAGGGCAGGGTAATTTTGAATGGCACTGAAGAAGCCTCAGATATGAACAGTGATGACAACAGGCACCAAACTCACACAGCTAGGCTATTTTAACCTCTGGACCAACATAGTCCAGTGGAAGTTTCTGTGCTGATGAAAATGCTCTCTATCTGGGCTGTCCAATTTGGTACTCACTGGCCACATATGGCGACTGAGCACTTAATGGTGGACACTGAGCAACTGATTGAAAGTAACAAGGGAATGTACTGAAATATGAattaagttatttaaatgtgaattAAGTTGCAttgatttaaatgtaaatttgtaAATAGCCACTTGTGGCTAGTGACTACCCAACTGGACAGCATACCTCCTGGATGATGTCTTTGTATTTTGGGCAAGGGGCCACAGAAAGTGAATCCTGCAATCTCTGTGGCTCAGCTAGAGGCTTCTTGGTTACTTCTGAGGTGGGGGAGAGGGGGTAGAAGAAACAAAATTTGATCGTTGTATGTCCTATTATGCTAAGTGCTCAGAACACGCTAACGTGCCCTCATCCCTGCCAGGCAGATGTTGACATGCCCCAGGCCCCCCAGCAACTGGTGGTGGTGTAGGGAGTCCAAATGTGAGCCCTGGATTGAGGACTCCAAAACTGGTGCACTTTGCCCCAGCCCTTGCCCCGGCGACCCTTCAGCTCAGAGCTCAGGGAGGCCTGGGACTCGGTGGGACAGCCCAGGCTTACTTCTTCAAGCAGTTTTCATAATTGAAGGTGGCCTTGAAGCCATAGATGGAGAAGGTGACGATGCTGGCAAATATGGAGGTGAAGCTGTTGATGAGGGACACGATGATGGCGTGCTTCTGGCAGTTGTTGGATGGCTCATTGTAGCTGGCGAAGGCGATCAGGCTGCCGAAGCCCAGGCCAAGTGAGAAGAAGATCTGGGTGGCTGCATTGATCCAGGCCTTGGGGTTGGCCAGCTGCTCTATCTGGAAGGCCAGTAGGGACAGGGCTGATGATCCCTGGGCGGAATCCCAAATGCTCAGACCCGCAACAGGAGagtggcccagagaggggaaggagcTCACCTATAGCACGCAGCCATCAGGGGCACCCCTAGGGCTGGAGACCAGCTCTCCTGGCCCCATCCACTCCCTGGCAGATGAAACACACAGCTCAAGCTGCACACCTCCCAGGGCTAAGGTGCTGTGGAGCATACAGGTGCTATGTGGAGGATATAAGGTGCTACGTATCCTCCATAGCACCTCAGCCATAGGAGGTGTGTAACCAGAAGCAACTATGCTCACCACTATACGCCAGTGTGGAGGTGTGCAATGGAATACTGCAgggtaaaataattaaaacacaaaTGGGGCCCTGATGCATAGGCAGTTACTACACAGGTCTGGGCATTCAGAGATGGAGGGGGTGTGGCCTGGCAGGGGAGATCTAGGTGTGGGTTGACTCTCGGCACTGACATCGGGGGCGTCTGgaatggggaaggggaaggatgaCACAGTCATTTTATTTCTAGGGACTGCATTTGCCAAATGAAGAACTTGCCCCATCCCAAAGGCAAGAGTGCACCCTCCATGGATGAACCCTGGGTGTGGGGTGCATGGAGAATGGGTGGGTTGGGAAACTCTGTAGGGAAACGGGTGCGTGGAACCATGTGAGCAGGCAAGCAAGATGACCAGAGTGGTGCTCATGGCAAAAAGCTTGGTCCACAGTCTGAAAGGGGCTTGAGGTGAGGCAGTGGCAGGGGTGCAGCAGTTGGGGGGCAGTGAGGATGAAGAGGAGAAGCTGAAAGAAAGACTTAATGCTCCAGAATTAACAGGGAGTGGGGATGACCTGGCTGAGGAGGTGATCCAGCGACTGCAGGTACTCCACACTCCTGCCACACCCTGGTGGGCTCACATCAGCTTCCGTAGGTACAGCGTTGGCCCACTCTCCAcctttccctcttcccacccaTCCTGGAAGGTGGCAGGATAAGTGAGGGGTGCCCTTAGGGCCCTTCCGCTTCAGCCCGTACCTTGGGAGTGAACATGTACATGAGGCCATTGGTGGCTCCGTGGAGCGTGAGGCCCCTGATGAGGTAGATGATGAGCACGCAATAGGGCAGTGACGCCGTGAAATACACCACCTGTGGGCATCAGAGGGCAGAGTTGGCCTCCCGGAGCAGTGGGGTCCACAGGACAGACCCACGCCCCATGGAACACCACATCTGGGGTATTCAGGCTGCACCGCCCAGCTGCTGACAGCTGGA
This region of Gorilla gorilla gorilla isolate KB3781 chromosome 2, NHGRI_mGorGor1-v2.1_pri, whole genome shotgun sequence genomic DNA includes:
- the SLC6A20 gene encoding sodium- and chloride-dependent transporter XTRP3 isoform X3 — protein: MEKARPLWANSLQFVFACISYAVGLGNVWRFPYLCQMYGGGSFLVPYIIMLIVEGMPLLYLELAVGQRMRQGSIGAWRTISPYLSGVGVASVVVSFFLSMYYNVINAWAFWYLFHSFQDPLPWSVCPLNGNHTGYDEECEKASSTQYFWYRKTLNISPSLQENGGVQWEPALCLLLAWLVVYLCILRGTESTGKVVYFTASLPYCVLIIYLIRGLTLHGATNGLMYMFTPKGSSALSLLAFQIEQLANPKAWINAATQIFFSLGLGFGSLIAFASYNEPSNNCQKHAIIVSLINSFTSIFASIVTFSIYGFKATFNYENCLKKVSLLLTNTFDLEDGFLTASNLEQVKGYLASAYPSKYSEMFPHIKNCSLESELDTAVQGTGLAFIVYTEAIKNMEVSQLWSVLYFFMLLMLGIGSMLGNTAAILTPLTDSKIISSHLPKEAISGLVCLVNCAIGMVFTMEAGNYWFDIFNDYAATLSLLLIVLVETIAVCYVYGLRRFESDLKAMTGRAVSWYWKVMWAGVSPLLIVSLFVFYLSDYILTGTLKYQAWDASQGQLVTKDYPAYALAVIGLLVASSTMCIPLAALGTFVQRRLKRGDAAPVA
- the SLC6A20 gene encoding sodium- and chloride-dependent transporter XTRP3 isoform X2, whose product is MEKARPLWANSLQFVFACISYAVGLGNVWRFPYLCQMYGGGSFLVPYIIMLIVEGMPLLYLELAVGQRMRQGSIGAWRTISPYLSGVGVASVVVSFFLSMYYNVINAWAFWYLFHSFQDPLPWSVCPLNGNHTGYDEECEKASSTQYFWYRKTLNISPSLQENGGVQWEPALCLLLAWLVVYLCILRGTESTGKVVYFTASLPYCVLIIYLIRGLTLHGATNGLMYMFTPKIEQLANPKAWINAATQIFFSLGLGFGSLIAFASYNEPSNNCQKHAIIVSLINSFTSIFASIVTFSIYGFKATFNYENCLKKVSLLLTNTFDLEDGFLTASNLEQVKGYLASAYPSKYSEMFPHIKNCSLESELDTAVQGTGLAFIVYTEAIKNMEVSQLWSVLYFFMLLMLGIGSMLGNTAAILTPLTDSKIISSHLPKEAISGLVCLVNCAIGMVFTMEAGNYWFDIFNDYAATLSLLLIVLVETIAVCYVYGLRRFESDLKAMTGRAVSWYWKVMWAGVSPLLIVSLFVFYLSDYILTGTLKYQAWDASQDDKL